One window of the Streptomyces sp. ITFR-21 genome contains the following:
- a CDS encoding N-acetylmuramoyl-L-alanine amidase, with amino-acid sequence MFSNESRGGGRGAPLLVAVAALTTVAASAVCLVGCGSQTGAGRSDAGRPGNPAPVTATRPANTGAAPTHTTRPRLPLTGKVVVLDPGHNPDNYLHTAEINRKVDIGNGRKECDTTGTQTNAGYPEARYTLDVSRRVRALLVARGARVVLTQNGDRPYGPCVDQRARIGNGAHADAALSIHADGAPAADYGFHVIAPKALHVGGADTRAVAAPSLRLAVTLRAHFAAATREPFADYLGGGKGLMVRDDLGGLNLSTVPKVFIECGNMRNARDAKSLTDPAWRQNAARGIADGLTAFIEDAAKGKG; translated from the coding sequence GTGTTCAGCAACGAGTCACGCGGGGGCGGCCGGGGCGCTCCGCTGCTCGTCGCGGTCGCCGCGCTCACCACGGTCGCCGCGAGCGCGGTCTGCCTGGTCGGCTGCGGGTCGCAGACCGGCGCGGGGCGGTCGGACGCCGGCCGGCCCGGGAACCCGGCGCCCGTCACGGCCACCCGGCCGGCGAACACCGGCGCCGCGCCCACCCACACCACCCGGCCGAGGCTCCCGCTGACCGGCAAGGTCGTCGTGCTCGATCCGGGGCACAACCCGGACAACTACCTGCACACCGCCGAGATCAACCGCAAGGTGGACATCGGCAACGGCCGCAAGGAGTGCGACACCACCGGTACGCAGACCAACGCCGGTTATCCGGAGGCCCGTTACACCCTGGACGTGTCCCGCCGGGTGCGGGCGCTGCTGGTGGCGCGCGGCGCGCGGGTCGTACTGACGCAGAACGGCGACCGGCCGTACGGGCCCTGCGTGGACCAGCGGGCCAGGATCGGCAACGGGGCGCACGCGGACGCGGCGCTGTCCATCCACGCCGACGGCGCCCCCGCCGCGGACTACGGCTTCCATGTGATCGCGCCCAAGGCGCTGCACGTGGGCGGCGCCGACACCCGGGCCGTCGCGGCGCCCTCGCTGCGGCTGGCGGTCACCCTGCGCGCGCACTTCGCCGCCGCGACCCGGGAGCCGTTCGCCGACTACCTGGGCGGCGGCAAGGGGTTGATGGTGCGCGACGACCTTGGCGGCCTCAACCTGTCGACCGTGCCGAAGGTGTTCATCGAATGCGGCAATATGCGCAATGCCCGCGACGCCAAGTCGCTGACAGACCCGGCCTGGCGGCAGAACGCCGCGCGGGGTATCGCCGACGGACTCACCGCGTTCATCGAGGACGCGGCGAAGGGAAAGGGGTGA
- a CDS encoding prenyltransferase has product MTWPDQEQGQGSLEQLVLPGVLTAEQAAGTVAAIAAAQRPDGAIPWFPGHHLDPWDHVEAAMALDAAGEHDRAAAAYTWLARHQNPDGSWYAGYQDGDPERPTDRGRESNFCAYPAVGVWHHYLSTGDDAFLDRMWPYVYAAVEFVLALQQPGGQIGWKREATGRAVTDALLTGSSSVQHALRCALAIAEHREEPQPGWELATGALGHAIRRHPERFLDKSRYSMDWYYPVLSGALRGPRALERIEEGWARFVVPGQGVRCVLPNPWVTGGESAELALALWAVGESDRAVRILADIQHLRADDGLYWTGYEFENQEVWPVERTTWTAGAMLLAVAALGGHEATTAVFGGERLPDGLPPGCC; this is encoded by the coding sequence GTGACCTGGCCCGACCAGGAGCAGGGCCAGGGCAGCCTCGAACAGCTGGTGCTGCCCGGCGTACTGACCGCGGAGCAGGCCGCCGGCACGGTCGCCGCCATCGCCGCGGCCCAGCGCCCCGACGGCGCGATCCCGTGGTTCCCCGGCCACCACCTGGACCCGTGGGACCACGTGGAGGCGGCGATGGCGCTGGACGCGGCGGGCGAGCACGACCGGGCGGCGGCCGCGTACACCTGGCTGGCCCGGCACCAGAACCCCGACGGCTCCTGGTACGCCGGATACCAGGACGGCGACCCGGAACGGCCCACCGACCGCGGCCGGGAGTCCAACTTCTGCGCGTACCCGGCGGTCGGCGTCTGGCACCACTACCTGTCCACCGGCGACGACGCTTTCCTGGACCGCATGTGGCCCTACGTCTACGCGGCCGTGGAGTTCGTGCTCGCGCTGCAGCAGCCGGGCGGCCAGATCGGCTGGAAGCGGGAGGCCACCGGACGGGCCGTCACCGACGCGCTGCTGACCGGGAGTTCATCGGTGCAGCACGCCCTGCGCTGCGCGCTGGCCATTGCCGAGCACCGCGAAGAGCCGCAGCCCGGCTGGGAGTTGGCCACCGGCGCGCTCGGCCACGCGATCCGCCGGCACCCGGAGCGGTTCCTCGACAAGAGCCGGTACTCGATGGACTGGTACTACCCGGTGCTGTCCGGGGCGCTGCGCGGACCGCGCGCCCTGGAACGGATCGAGGAGGGCTGGGCGCGGTTCGTGGTGCCGGGGCAGGGGGTGCGCTGCGTGCTTCCCAACCCGTGGGTCACCGGCGGTGAGAGCGCCGAACTCGCGCTGGCGCTCTGGGCGGTGGGGGAGTCCGACCGCGCGGTGCGGATCCTGGCCGACATCCAGCACCTGCGGGCCGACGACGGCCTGTACTGGACGGGCTACGAGTTCGAGAACCAGGAGGTGTGGCCGGTCGAGCGCACCACCTGGACGGCGGGCGCGATGCTGTTGGCGGTGGCCGCGCTCGGGGGACATGAGGCGACCACCGCCGTCTTCGGAGGTGAGCGGCTGCCGGACGGACTGCCGCCCGGCTGCTGCTGA
- a CDS encoding class I SAM-dependent methyltransferase: MLTVDFARFPVAAGDRVLDLGCGGGRHAFECYRRGARVVALDRDGGEIREVARWFAAMAEAGEAPRGATAAALEGDALRLPFPDDSFDVVIISEVMEHIPDDKGVLAEMVRVLRPGGRIAVTVPRYGPEKVCWALSDAYHEVEGGHIRIYKADELLGRMREAGLEPYGTHHAHGLHAPYWWLKCALGVDNDQVLPVKLYHRLLVWDIMKKPLATRLAEQALNPVIGKSFVAYATKPHLPASAVK, translated from the coding sequence ATGCTGACCGTCGACTTCGCCCGCTTTCCGGTCGCCGCGGGCGACCGGGTCCTGGACCTCGGCTGCGGCGGCGGGCGGCACGCCTTCGAGTGCTACCGGCGCGGCGCGCGGGTGGTCGCGCTGGACCGCGACGGCGGGGAGATCCGCGAGGTCGCCCGGTGGTTCGCGGCGATGGCCGAGGCCGGCGAGGCCCCGCGGGGCGCCACGGCGGCCGCCCTGGAGGGCGACGCGCTCCGGCTGCCGTTCCCCGACGACAGCTTCGACGTGGTGATCATCTCCGAGGTGATGGAGCACATCCCCGACGACAAGGGGGTGCTCGCCGAGATGGTCCGGGTGCTGCGGCCCGGCGGCCGGATCGCGGTGACCGTGCCGCGCTACGGCCCGGAGAAGGTCTGCTGGGCGCTGTCCGACGCGTACCACGAGGTCGAGGGCGGCCACATCCGCATCTACAAGGCCGACGAACTCCTCGGCCGGATGCGCGAGGCGGGCCTGGAACCGTACGGCACGCACCACGCGCACGGGCTGCACGCGCCCTACTGGTGGCTCAAGTGCGCGCTGGGCGTCGACAACGACCAGGTGCTGCCGGTGAAGCTGTACCACAGGCTGCTGGTGTGGGACATCATGAAGAAGCCGCTGGCCACCCGCCTCGCCGAGCAGGCGCTCAACCCGGTGATCGGCAAGAGCTTCGTGGCGTACGCGACCAAGCCGCACCTGCCCGCGAGCGCGGTCAAGTGA
- a CDS encoding glycosyltransferase family 4 protein — MTSAGAAATSSAAPGPDTPLRIALLSYKGNPFVGGQGVYVRHLSRELAALGHHVEVIGAQPYPVLDAVGGGVTLTELPSLDLYREPDPFRTPGRGEYRDWIDALEVATMWTGGFPEPLTFSLRARRHLAARRTDFDVVHDNQTLGYGLLGLDRLGLALVTTIHHPITVDRRLELAAADSWKRRLSLRRWYGFTRMQGRVARRLPSVLTVSGSSKDEIAEDLGVRPERIHTVPVGADTRLFSPDPAVPEIPGRIVTTASADVPLKGLVFLVEALAKLRAGRPDAHLVVVGTRPAKGPVAEAIERYGLGGAVAFVKGISDADLVDLIRGAEVACVPSLYEGFSLPAAEAMATGTPLVATTGGAIPEVAGPDGESCLAVPPGDPAALTTALERLLGDPGLRRRLGAAGRARVLARFTWTRAAQSTAELYRTAIAEQAPAPAAPAARTTTARTGTTVGSDR, encoded by the coding sequence GTGACCTCAGCAGGGGCCGCCGCGACCTCCTCCGCCGCACCGGGCCCGGACACCCCGCTGCGGATCGCGCTGCTCAGCTACAAGGGCAATCCTTTCGTCGGCGGCCAGGGCGTCTACGTCCGGCACCTGTCCCGCGAGCTGGCCGCGCTCGGCCACCACGTCGAGGTGATCGGCGCGCAGCCGTACCCCGTGCTCGACGCGGTGGGCGGCGGTGTCACCCTCACCGAGCTGCCCAGCCTGGACCTGTACCGGGAGCCCGACCCGTTCCGTACGCCCGGACGCGGCGAGTACCGGGACTGGATCGACGCGCTGGAGGTCGCCACCATGTGGACCGGCGGCTTCCCCGAGCCGCTCACCTTCAGCCTGCGCGCCCGCCGCCATCTGGCCGCCCGCCGGACCGACTTCGACGTGGTGCACGACAACCAGACCCTCGGCTACGGCCTGTTGGGCCTGGACCGGCTCGGCCTGGCGCTGGTCACCACCATCCACCACCCGATCACGGTGGACCGCCGGCTCGAACTGGCCGCCGCCGACAGCTGGAAGCGGCGGCTGTCGCTCCGCCGCTGGTACGGCTTCACCCGCATGCAAGGGCGCGTCGCGCGCCGGCTGCCGTCGGTGCTGACCGTCTCCGGGTCCTCCAAGGACGAGATCGCCGAGGACCTCGGGGTGCGGCCGGAGCGGATCCACACCGTGCCGGTCGGCGCCGACACCCGCCTGTTCTCGCCCGACCCGGCGGTACCCGAGATCCCCGGCCGGATCGTCACCACCGCCAGCGCCGACGTACCGCTCAAGGGCCTGGTCTTCCTGGTCGAGGCGCTGGCGAAGCTGCGGGCCGGCCGCCCCGACGCGCACCTGGTGGTCGTCGGCACCCGCCCCGCCAAGGGCCCGGTCGCCGAGGCGATCGAGCGGTACGGGCTCGGCGGCGCGGTCGCGTTCGTCAAGGGCATCAGCGACGCGGACCTGGTGGACCTGATCCGCGGCGCCGAGGTGGCCTGCGTGCCGTCGCTCTACGAGGGCTTCTCGCTGCCCGCCGCCGAGGCCATGGCCACCGGTACGCCGCTGGTCGCCACCACCGGCGGCGCCATCCCGGAGGTCGCCGGGCCGGACGGCGAGAGCTGCCTGGCGGTGCCGCCGGGCGACCCGGCCGCGCTGACCACCGCCCTGGAACGGCTGCTCGGCGACCCCGGGCTGCGCCGCCGCCTGGGCGCCGCGGGCCGCGCCCGGGTGCTGGCGCGCTTCACCTGGACCCGCGCGGCCCAGTCCACCGCCGAGCTGTACCGGACGGCCATCGCCGAGCAGGCCCCGGCCCCGGCCGCGCCCGCAGCCCGCACCACCACCGCACGAACGGGAACCACCGTGGGGAGCGATCGCTGA
- a CDS encoding TetR family transcriptional regulator: MTERQEARRRRILDASTRLACGGGFDAVQMREVAESSGVALGTLYRYFPSKIHLLVATMEDQLGQLHGTLRKRPPAATAPGERVAETLLRAFRTLQREPQLADAMVRALIFADRSVSAEVATVARLTRTIIVDAMTPTPAPTPTGARLCAVRVIEHTWHAALVSWLTGRSTATEATQDIRTVCTLLDPLPPADTGR; encoded by the coding sequence CTGACCGAGCGGCAGGAGGCGCGGCGGCGCCGCATTCTGGACGCCAGCACCCGGCTCGCCTGCGGAGGCGGGTTCGACGCCGTGCAGATGCGGGAGGTCGCCGAGAGCTCGGGGGTCGCGCTGGGCACCCTCTACCGCTACTTCCCGTCCAAGATCCACCTGCTGGTCGCCACCATGGAGGACCAGCTGGGACAGCTCCACGGCACGCTGCGCAAGCGCCCGCCGGCCGCGACCGCCCCCGGCGAACGGGTCGCCGAAACGCTGCTGCGCGCCTTCCGCACCCTCCAGCGCGAGCCGCAGCTCGCCGACGCCATGGTCCGGGCGCTGATCTTCGCCGACCGCTCGGTCAGCGCGGAGGTCGCCACCGTCGCCCGGCTGACCAGGACGATCATCGTCGACGCCATGACCCCGACCCCGGCCCCGACCCCCACCGGCGCCCGCCTCTGCGCCGTCCGGGTGATCGAGCACACCTGGCACGCCGCCCTGGTCAGCTGGCTCACCGGCCGCTCGACCGCCACCGAGGCCACCCAGGACATCCGCACGGTCTGCACCCTCCTCGACCCCCTCCCCCCGGCGGACACCGGCCGCTGA
- a CDS encoding helix-turn-helix domain-containing protein, protein MPLRSTATARQERLGAELRKMREAAGTTARDTARLLGTDPAKVSHIEAGRLGVSEERLRRLAAFYECGDTALIDALVVMANAQGRKGWWEAYRGVVPAGLLDVAELEHHATHLRTIQITHIPGVFQTEDYTRTVFGYAIPQLPDNELEARVAHRLERSGVLYRDAAPPYEALIHEAALRMRFGGGKVARAQLEHIQELSHLPHISVRVIPFTADGHIGSGHAMLYASGPVRPLDTVQIDSAHGISFLHAAPHLNNYRLLYDSLSEVALDRSRSRDFIHTISRDL, encoded by the coding sequence ATGCCGCTCAGAAGCACCGCAACCGCCCGCCAGGAGCGCCTCGGTGCGGAGCTACGGAAGATGCGGGAGGCCGCTGGCACCACCGCCCGGGATACCGCGCGGCTGCTCGGCACCGACCCGGCGAAGGTGAGTCACATCGAGGCGGGCCGACTGGGCGTCAGCGAGGAGCGGTTACGCCGTCTCGCCGCGTTCTACGAGTGCGGGGACACCGCGCTCATCGACGCCCTCGTCGTGATGGCCAACGCACAGGGCCGCAAAGGCTGGTGGGAGGCGTACCGCGGTGTCGTACCCGCGGGCCTGCTCGACGTGGCCGAACTGGAACACCATGCGACGCACCTGCGGACCATCCAGATCACCCACATCCCCGGGGTGTTCCAGACCGAGGACTACACCCGTACGGTCTTCGGCTACGCGATACCCCAGCTTCCGGACAACGAACTGGAGGCGCGGGTCGCCCACCGCCTCGAACGCTCCGGAGTGCTCTACCGGGACGCCGCGCCGCCGTACGAGGCGCTGATCCACGAGGCGGCGCTGCGGATGCGGTTCGGTGGCGGCAAAGTGGCGCGCGCCCAGTTGGAGCACATCCAGGAACTGAGCCACCTGCCGCACATAAGCGTCCGCGTCATCCCCTTCACGGCCGACGGCCATATCGGGTCCGGGCACGCGATGCTCTACGCGAGCGGCCCGGTGCGCCCGCTCGACACCGTGCAGATCGACTCCGCGCACGGCATCAGCTTCCTGCACGCGGCACCGCACCTGAACAACTACCGCCTTCTGTACGACTCCCTTTCCGAGGTGGCCCTCGACCGGTCCCGGTCACGTGACTTCATCCACACCATCTCCCGAGACCTCTGA
- a CDS encoding DUF397 domain-containing protein yields MTASLIWQKSTYSQEQGECVELAADGGAVLLRESDAPTIVLTTTPKALARFLQGIKISRRGS; encoded by the coding sequence ATGACCGCGTCCCTGATTTGGCAGAAGTCCACGTACTCCCAGGAACAGGGCGAGTGCGTCGAGCTGGCCGCCGACGGGGGCGCGGTCCTGCTCCGCGAGAGCGACGCCCCGACGATCGTCCTCACCACCACCCCTAAGGCGCTCGCCCGCTTCCTGCAGGGCATCAAGATCAGCCGCCGCGGCAGCTGA